One genomic segment of Tiliqua scincoides isolate rTilSci1 chromosome 6, rTilSci1.hap2, whole genome shotgun sequence includes these proteins:
- the CCNA2 gene encoding cyclin-A2 produces MLAAPDQENQENVPPGAKLAAPGGRTVLGPLRGNQHRLLQPQVPLSEVPWSTNDENYVSFPVGKMGNKQPAFTIHVDEPDDPIPKKHVSKKNSPNEEILGLKTAVASLGTRKPLTPIDNPMDFSSGSPSIMDMSIVQDAEEKVNVNHVPDYIEDIYKYLREMEVKCKPKVGYMKRQPDITNNMRAILVDWLVEVGEEYKLQNETLHLAVNYIDRFLSSMSVLRGKLQLVGTAAMLLASKFEEIYPPEVAEFVYITDDTYTKKQVLRMEHLVLKVLSFDLAAPTINQFLSQYFLHSPASAQVQSLAMYLGELSLIDADPYLKYLPSVTAAAAFHIANYTISGRTWTDSLAKVTGYTIDSLKPCLMDLHKTYHRATQHTQQSIREKYKGLKYHAVSLIEPPERLNL; encoded by the exons ATGCTGGCCGCCCCGGACCAGGAGAACCAGGAGAACGTGCCTCCGGGGGCGAAGCTGGCCGCCCCGGGAGGCCGCACGGTGCTGGGGCCGCTGCGGGGGAACCAGCACCGCCTGCTGCAGCCGCAG GTCCCCCTCAGTGAAGTACCCTGGAGTACAAATGATGAAAACTATGTCAGCTTCCCTGTGGGCAAAATGGGGAATAAGCAGCCTGCATTTACCATCCATGTGGATGAGCCTGATGACCCCATACCGAAGAAACATGTATCGAAAAAGAATTCACCTAATGAAGAGATTCTAGGATTGAAGACTGCTGTTGCTTCACTGGGAACCAGAAAGCCTCTTACTCCAATAGACAATCCAATGGATTTTAGCTCTG GGTCTCCAAGTATTATGGATATGTCAATAGttcaagatgcagaagagaagGTGAATGTTAACCATGTACCAGATTACATTGAAGACATCTATAAGTACCTTAGAGAAATGGAG GTGAAATGCAAGCCTAAAGTAGGTTATATGAAGAGGCAACCAGATATTACAAATAACATGCGTGCTATTCTTGTGGACTGGCTAGTGGAAGTTGGTGAAGAATACAAACTGCAAAATGAAACTCTGCACTTGGCTGTGAACTACATTGATAGGTTTCTCTCTTCAATGTCTGTGCTCAGAGGGAAACTTCAACTTGTGGGAACGGCTGCCATGCTCTTGGCATC AAAGTTTGAAGAAATCTACCCTCCAGAAGTAGCAGAATTTGTTTACATCACAGATGACACTTACACAAAGAAACAAGTCCTGAGGATGGAGCACTTAGTTCTGAAAGTACTGTCATTTGACCTTGCAGCTCCAACTATAAACCAATTCCTTTCTCAGTACTTCTTACACAGCCCAGCCAGTGCCCAAGTCCAGAGCCTAGCAATG TACTTGGGAGAACTGAGTCTAATTGATGCTGACCCGTACCTGAAATACTTGCCATCAGTaactgctgctgcagctttcCACATAGCAAACTACACAATTTCTGGCAGAACCTGG ACTGACTCTCTTGCTAAAGTGACAGGATACACAATTGACAGTCTTAAGCCTTGCCTCATGGATCTCCACAAGACCTACCACAGAGCAACACAGCATACACAACAGTCTATACGGGAGAAATACAAGGGCTTAAA GTACCATGCAGTATCGCTCATTGAGCCACCGGAGAGGCTAAACTTATAA